In a genomic window of Spirochaetota bacterium:
- a CDS encoding glycerophosphodiester phosphodiesterase family protein, with translation MVRTIGIVIVTIIIIAILLDAVVSILSRPQLGRKACQAANIPYKTVIAHRGASYWAPEETYFSYMIAKNVGAEYLEMDVQRTKDGVIIVFHDDTLSRITNIAQVFPARVNDPINSFTIAQLKQLEVGNWFNSSFPERAKKSYEGTKILTLDEVIDIALSDGQLHPLYIETKSPKNFPGIEEQLVHILKTRGYIRNAEDKNKSPNAPVIFQSFEIESLHLLKKYAPQVPRVYLIDEDMVSQKGWDTIIQEAKQAQCAGLGPSGYLGWPWIIGKAHRNGMLVHIYTVNKIWQFRLLNWFGADGFFTDRCELLMEYYVKPHKKPFNEILSSIE, from the coding sequence ATGGTGCGCACTATTGGAATAGTCATCGTTACAATTATAATTATAGCAATTTTGCTTGATGCTGTTGTATCCATACTTTCACGACCACAATTAGGAAGAAAAGCATGTCAGGCTGCAAATATCCCTTACAAAACAGTTATTGCCCACCGAGGTGCTTCATACTGGGCGCCTGAAGAAACATATTTTTCGTATATGATTGCAAAAAATGTAGGCGCTGAATATCTGGAAATGGATGTTCAACGCACCAAAGATGGTGTTATTATTGTTTTTCATGACGATACCCTCAGTCGTATAACAAATATAGCGCAGGTGTTCCCCGCAAGGGTTAATGACCCCATAAACAGTTTTACCATAGCCCAATTAAAACAATTAGAGGTTGGCAACTGGTTCAATTCATCGTTTCCCGAAAGAGCTAAGAAATCATATGAGGGCACTAAAATATTGACCCTAGACGAAGTTATCGATATTGCACTATCAGATGGGCAATTACATCCATTATATATCGAAACAAAAAGCCCAAAAAATTTTCCTGGTATTGAAGAACAACTGGTCCACATACTTAAAACGCGCGGCTATATACGTAACGCTGAAGATAAAAATAAATCTCCAAATGCACCTGTAATATTTCAATCATTTGAAATAGAAAGCTTACACCTTCTTAAAAAATATGCCCCCCAGGTTCCGCGAGTTTATTTGATTGATGAGGATATGGTAAGCCAAAAAGGTTGGGATACGATTATACAGGAAGCAAAACAGGCACAATGTGCTGGTCTTGGACCATCGGGATATCTTGGCTGGCCGTGGATAATAGGCAAAGCTCACCGTAATGGAATGCTTGTTCATATATACACTGTTAATAAAATATGGCAATTCCGCCTTTTAAACTGGTTTGGTGCTGACGGTTTTTTTACCGATAGATGCGAATTACTAATGGAATATTATGTAAAACCGCATAAGAAACCATTTAATGAAATTTTATCAAGCATTGAATAA
- a CDS encoding amidohydrolase family protein — protein MSEWSIAGRGILTPDKFIKKTNIVVSDGIIEKIDGKTNFSIEVDGIIVPGLINSHDHLLGTYHPKVGNGPYENWLPWDNDLKSSPIYEERQQIENRDLYLLGGYRNLLSGVTTVSDHIPHFVNDPFIDILPVKALKNYALAHAVVSFALAWGDGITTEYQKAVREKIPFITHCGEGFDDETRHDIDTLERLGALGEYTVLIHGIAFTENDIKRIKKAGASVVWCGDSNMYMFNRTANVKLMLDHGVNVCIGTDSPMSGGENLLYEIKFDRKLYKKLYGQELSDETIVKMITVNPSYAFKLPDHGAIKPGNVADFIVISRIEDNPYSSVVNAQLEDIALVVINGKPMYGDSSYKKLFDYNRVKYQEIILRNRHKLVVGDLLGLLRRISKAVGYKKEFPFIPVEFDI, from the coding sequence ATGAGTGAATGGTCAATAGCTGGCAGAGGAATATTAACACCCGACAAGTTCATCAAAAAGACAAATATCGTTGTGAGCGACGGGATAATTGAAAAAATTGATGGAAAAACTAATTTTTCCATTGAAGTTGACGGCATAATTGTTCCCGGTTTAATAAACAGTCATGACCATTTACTTGGTACATATCATCCTAAAGTTGGTAATGGTCCTTATGAAAATTGGCTCCCGTGGGATAATGATCTTAAGAGCTCTCCTATATATGAAGAACGTCAGCAAATTGAAAACCGTGACCTTTATCTTTTAGGTGGTTATCGCAATCTGTTAAGCGGTGTAACAACCGTTTCTGATCATATACCCCATTTTGTAAATGATCCGTTCATTGATATACTTCCCGTTAAAGCTTTAAAAAACTATGCACTGGCTCATGCCGTTGTTTCCTTTGCACTTGCATGGGGGGATGGTATAACAACAGAATATCAAAAGGCTGTTAGGGAAAAAATCCCCTTTATCACTCACTGTGGCGAGGGTTTTGATGATGAAACCCGACATGACATCGACACCTTAGAACGGTTGGGTGCACTTGGCGAATATACGGTCCTTATTCACGGGATAGCGTTCACTGAAAATGATATCAAACGTATAAAAAAAGCTGGAGCCTCAGTTGTATGGTGTGGTGACTCAAACATGTATATGTTCAACCGCACAGCAAATGTAAAGCTCATGTTGGACCATGGTGTCAATGTATGTATAGGTACAGACTCCCCTATGTCAGGTGGCGAGAATTTACTTTACGAGATAAAATTTGATCGCAAATTATACAAAAAGCTATATGGCCAGGAATTGAGCGATGAAACAATAGTTAAAATGATTACTGTGAATCCGTCATATGCTTTTAAACTACCTGACCACGGTGCTATCAAGCCAGGTAATGTTGCCGATTTTATCGTCATATCCCGCATAGAGGATAATCCTTACTCGTCTGTAGTGAACGCTCAACTTGAAGATATTGCACTGGTAGTAATTAATGGCAAGCCAATGTATGGCGACAGCTCATATAAAAAACTCTTTGACTATAATAGAGTTAAATACCAAGAAATAATCTTACGGAACAGGCATAAACTGGTTGTTGGGGATTTATTAGGATTGCTGCGGAGAATAAGCAAAGCAGTTGGCTATAAAAAGGAATTCCCGTTTATTCCAGTTGAATTTGATATATAA
- a CDS encoding tetratricopeptide repeat protein, translated as MSNGSPTQGITTRTYKPGSIVYFENDKSENIYILKSGLIILTSQKLETGEEVKEEVRPGEFFGVKSALGRYPREETAQVIKESVVLVLTLADFERLILKNVNVVMKMLRIFSNQLRRIGRAVREVLGETSTINPEEELFKIGEYYYRAGRFNQARYAYNKYLEYYPNAKYSDLATKRIREIDSGQAESNIAPQPTKRKEVETTEELKDFTLDDDIHQAKDSVVDEMDDFLGTENAQEPAFDIDESPKGDISSMFYDAMSLYSQSDYEAALQLYKKIIAQKSLKNDAENKIYQKAHFEIGRTYFKMGQYNEAIEAFSLLMKKFPQSDLNVNALYHLAMIYEVKKQFDKAKSYYQKVISLAAKEEIGKQASRRLKNLESR; from the coding sequence ATGTCAAATGGTTCACCAACTCAAGGTATTACCACACGAACCTACAAACCAGGATCAATTGTTTATTTTGAAAACGATAAAAGTGAAAATATTTATATTCTTAAATCTGGTCTAATAATCTTAACATCACAGAAGCTGGAAACTGGAGAAGAAGTAAAAGAAGAAGTACGGCCAGGTGAATTTTTTGGTGTTAAATCAGCACTAGGACGATATCCTCGTGAAGAAACCGCACAGGTTATCAAAGAATCTGTTGTTCTGGTGTTGACTCTTGCTGATTTTGAGCGACTTATTTTAAAGAATGTTAATGTAGTTATGAAAATGCTCAGAATTTTTAGCAACCAGCTCAGACGAATAGGCAGGGCAGTACGGGAAGTATTGGGGGAAACAAGTACCATAAACCCCGAAGAAGAACTTTTTAAAATTGGAGAATATTATTATAGAGCTGGACGTTTTAATCAGGCCCGATATGCATATAATAAATATCTTGAATATTACCCAAATGCAAAATATTCTGATTTAGCCACAAAAAGAATACGAGAGATAGACTCAGGTCAGGCTGAGTCAAATATTGCTCCTCAACCCACAAAACGTAAAGAGGTAGAAACAACAGAAGAACTAAAAGATTTTACTCTCGACGATGATATCCATCAAGCAAAAGATTCCGTAGTAGACGAAATGGATGATTTTTTAGGTACTGAGAATGCACAAGAACCGGCTTTTGACATAGATGAAAGCCCCAAAGGGGATATTTCTTCAATGTTTTATGATGCAATGAGCCTCTATTCACAATCAGATTATGAAGCAGCACTACAGCTTTATAAAAAAATCATAGCCCAAAAATCATTAAAAAATGATGCAGAAAATAAAATTTATCAGAAAGCCCACTTTGAAATAGGGCGTACATATTTTAAAATGGGACAATATAACGAAGCAATTGAGGCATTTTCACTCTTAATGAAGAAATTTCCACAATCAGACCTCAATGTAAATGCATTATACCATTTGGCAATGATTTACGAAGTTAAAAAACAATTTGATAAAGCAAAATCATACTATCAAAAAGTTATTTCACTAGCTGCCAAAGAGGAAATTGGCAAACAGGCTTCAAGGCGATTAAAAAATCTTGAATCACGGTAA
- a CDS encoding Crp/Fnr family transcriptional regulator: MLLDEKLFDKFGVEYEPNDIIFCEFEPGNDFYFIQSGRVEIVKIINNREKTLDILGPGDVFGEMAILEEEPRSASAIAIDHVKLLRFRRENFDALIQGNPQLAYKLLVIFSKRIYDAKRRLMILLLDDPQLKVMDVMNMLAEQDPHLDVQEPVTLRVTMQEIANWAGMQINDVQKILTHLNKLGKIELFNDRVVVRNIRDFQRLVNSRRKSMYA; the protein is encoded by the coding sequence ATGTTACTTGATGAAAAGCTGTTTGATAAATTTGGCGTAGAATACGAGCCCAACGATATAATTTTTTGCGAATTTGAGCCGGGAAATGACTTTTATTTTATCCAGTCTGGAAGAGTTGAGATTGTAAAAATCATCAATAATCGTGAAAAAACCCTTGATATACTAGGCCCCGGGGATGTTTTCGGTGAAATGGCAATTCTTGAAGAAGAACCCCGATCAGCCTCAGCAATAGCTATAGATCACGTCAAGCTATTGCGTTTCAGAAGGGAAAATTTTGATGCATTGATACAAGGTAATCCGCAACTTGCATATAAGCTGCTGGTTATTTTTTCAAAACGTATATATGATGCTAAACGAAGGCTCATGATCCTGTTGCTTGATGACCCACAGTTGAAAGTAATGGATGTAATGAATATGTTAGCTGAGCAGGATCCTCATCTGGATGTTCAGGAACCTGTTACCTTGCGTGTCACAATGCAGGAAATTGCAAACTGGGCTGGCATGCAGATAAACGATGTGCAAAAAATATTGACACATCTTAATAAGTTAGGAAAAATTGAATTATTCAATGACAGAGTGGTGGTCAGAAATATAAGGGACTTTCAGCGGCTGGTAAATTCACGCCGTAAAAGCATGTATGCATAA